The following are encoded together in the Tamandua tetradactyla isolate mTamTet1 chromosome 14, mTamTet1.pri, whole genome shotgun sequence genome:
- the C14H14orf180 gene encoding nutritionally-regulated adipose and cardiac enriched protein homolog, producing MGALGPGWRVHTRGTEPAEDRAGSRQPGLQSAPAPGRLPAGENEEAAGGPMAWPGREEGDGCPPSILRRSRTARSGQGAEPRRGTRHVTFQEPLEVAVHYIARRDATATVRAPGRPAVHGVCPLLRLCVCVLLGLALGLCCSRTEAVALALEGVRARLLVLALRLRHVALACWHCLQQL from the exons ATGGGGGCCCTTGGGCCTGGTTGGAGGGTCCACACCCGTGGCACAGAGCCAGCAGAGGACAG GGCCGGTTCCCGTCAGCCAGGACTGCAGTCCGCGCCAGCCCCGGGCCGACTCCCGGCTGGAGAGAATGAGGAGGCCGCCGGGGGCCCCATGGCCTGGCCCGGCAGG gaagaAGGTGACGGGTGCCCCCCTTCAATCCTGAGACGGAGCCGGACAGCCAGGAGCGGCCAGGGGGCCGAGCCACGGAGGGGCACAAGGCATGTGACGTTCCAAGAGCCGCTGGAGGTGGCCGTGCACT ACATCGCCCGCAGGGACGCCACGGCCACCGTCAGAG CACCCGGCCGGCCCGCGGTCCACGGCGTGTGCCCGCTGCTGCGGCTGTGCGTCTGTGTCCTGCTCGGCCTGGCGCTCGGCCTGTGCTGCAGCCGGACTGAGGCGGTGGCACTGGCCCTCGAGGGCGTCCGGGCCCGGCTCCTGGTCCTCGCCCTGCGCCTGCGGCACGTGGCCCTTGCCTGCTGGCACTGCCTCCAGCAGCTCTGA